A single region of the Sorghum bicolor cultivar BTx623 chromosome 9, Sorghum_bicolor_NCBIv3, whole genome shotgun sequence genome encodes:
- the LOC110430070 gene encoding uncharacterized protein LOC110430070 — protein MENHDYSRMKTRPNNAVLSRAMRSRKSVVAVIVERSPSPPDTEPVMSYGSGFIIKDGPPTSLVLTCQHVVVDAVSVRIRRVVVGVGVEEFEATVINGNSGTDVAVLRVRGLRSERAFSLALSFTSPLQVNEPAVTIGYCNPENLLDEISLAGLPATSPGCIREAPDDFLEALREEDGKRMLGKGPGGVVHELILLNCVSMSGVSGGPVVDRHGVVGMAKMVGKDMPIMLAVSSKTICGMLKVFAGLPVNGPATMEEVVSRLGRL, from the exons ATGGAG AACCACGACTACAGCAGGATGAAGACACGGCCCAATAACGCGGTTCTCTCGAGAGCTATGCGCTCGAGGAAGAGCGTGGTGGCCGTGATCGTTGAGAGGTCACCATCCCCACCCGACACTGAACCAGTCATGTCGTATGGCAGTGGCTTCATCATCAAGGATGGGCCTCCAACCTCACTTGTTCTCACGTGTCAGCATGTGGTGGTAGATGCCGTGTCCGTGCGCATAAGGAGGGTGGTGGTGGGAGTCGGAGTGGAAGAATTTGAAGCTACAGTGATCAATGGCAATAGCGGCACAGACGTTGCTGTTCTCCGCGTTCGAGGGCTGAGGAGTGAGCGCGCTTTCTCTCTCGCGCTAAGCTTCACATCTCCACTTCAAGTCAACGAGCCTGCAGTTACAATTGGATACTGCAACCCGGAAAATTTGTTGGATGAAATCTCTCTCGCAGGGCTTCCAGCCACTTCACCTGGATGTATCCG GGAGGCTCCTGATGATTTCCTCGAGGCGTTAAGGGAGGAGGATGGCAAACGAATGCTCGGAAAAGGACCAGGTGGTGTAGTGCACGAACTGATTCTTCTGAACTGCGTTAGCATGAGTGGCGTGTCAGGTGGACCAGTTGTTGATAGGCACGGCGTCGTTGGGATGGCTAAAATGGTGGGTAAGGATATGCCCATAATGCTGGCTGTGTCGTCCAAGACTATCTGCGGAATGCTCAAGGTCTTTGCTGGTCTACCCGTCAAT GGGCCCGCTACTATGGAGGAGGTGGTCTCTCGCTTGGGACGCCTGTGA